DNA from Debaryomyces hansenii CBS767 chromosome A complete sequence:
AATCTAATCAACAATGTTTAATATACAGATACTATCCAAACCATGAAATTTCAGCCTATTAAACAACTTAGtttgtaaataattcaatagattTATGCTGGTAAATGAACTGTATTGCTGTAGAGACTTTTTTAACAGAGTGctcaatttattttttttcctGATAAAACCAGGTGTATGGATCCgaaataaaaaatacaTTACGATAAACgaactatatatattcacTATGTAGTAGCCCACTTCAAGACTTCTAAACTTGTTACTacaatgaaaatggtaGTTGGTAACGTCAATACAACGTAACCCCAGAATAACACCCCTGACATTTCTTTTTGGTAGATATTGTTCAACTGGGTGATTTGCGACAATTGAATGGCAGGAGGCGAGATAGTCAAAATAAATGCAACAATCAAGAATATAGGATCGTCCAAAATGGAAACCTTAAAGAACTTGACACAAAGGGTAATGATAGGCAACAAGATAAATGGAGGTAGTATCATTCTTGAAAGTAATGATCCAACCACAATACGCTTGTAATGTCTCGATGGTGGGGGCATGTCATTGGAAGGATACAAATTCGATCCAAGCACGATTAAAATAAGGGGGATGGAAACGGATCCCAACAGATGGATTGATTGGGAAAGTGTATTATGAATGAAAGACTCCTCGTCGACGAAGAATTCCCTTTGCAAAGCAGGAACGCATGCCACAACGACCGAGATTAACATGGCATACAACGGCGGATTCATAAATGCTAAAAATTCCTTTATGACCGGCAATCTCTTCAAGGCGTACCATAACTGATATATACGGGCACGTCTTTTATGAATGCCAGTCGATGCTTGGTCTGAATTAGCGTCGCTGTCGTCGGAAATACGTTCCACGAACACATTTTCTTCCGGCAAAGACTGCGAGCCATTACTCAGAATACTGCTGGATGAGTCGGTTCGTGGTGGCTTATACGACAAGCTCTTCGAATCATTTTTCGCCGCAATGCTGTTGTTCAAGTCGACATCAACGCCATTAATGGTGTCAAAATGAGCACCACGCATGTCGGGGTCGCTTAATAAAGGTCTCTGCTCATCACCGACGTCAAGATCACGTTCCTGGTCGTCGTCATGGTTTAACTTCGAATAGGAGTCCAATTCCTCCTGTGACCGTTTTCGCAAAAGCTTGTTATAGCCCCATGACCACCGCAACACCTGGCCCAATTGCTGAAATATTAACAAGTATAGTATACCTCTCGACGCAACCTTATCCGGTGTATCGCCTTCAATGTCATCCCAAAGCAAATTGGGCAATGTCGATGCCAACGACAACGTCAAAGACACCGGAAGCGAATTGGAATTCCCAAACACCGCCATTGCCGTAATGAAGTCTGTTTCCGGACTGTTCAATCTGAGCATCCAACCCACCACCTGTGAACATCCGTATGAAATCCCGGTCGATACCGCGTAGAATACCGGAATTATAAGAATATCAACCATCTTCTCAAACGATAATGAAGGTGCCAACTTCGTGAAAACCAAACATGGCGTAAACAAATCCACATTCAATTGGGAAATCACCTTCTGGGCCTGTGTATTCAAAATCCCACTCTTAGCGGCCACAAACCCGGCAAAACATATGATAACAACCTCTAGTATAGCTTCGAACgttaaatatgaaatagACTGGTATGACAACAGTTTTTGTGGCATACTGCCCCCATTATTGTCGTCATTTCCTCCTATAGTaatttcaatcaatttcGATAGTATATATGTGCCCATTTAACTATCTATGCTATAACACACTGTAGAAAATCTACCAGAGAATTCGTTTTTCTTATATACAATAGAATACGCAATTTTTGCGATAAGCACTGCGGTGATCCTAATTTTTATCTGCACCACAAGGTGGGCTGTATTCGGGCATCGTGACAAGATTTTTTGTTCTACCACAGACTGCAGC
Protein-coding regions in this window:
- a CDS encoding DEHA2A10142p (similar to uniprot|P38355 Saccharomyces cerevisiae YBR287W ZSP1), giving the protein MPQKSLSYQSISYLTFEAILEVVIICFAGFVAAKSGILNTQAQKVISQLNVDLFTPCLVFTKLAPSLSFEKMVDILIIPVFYAVSTGISYGCSQVVGWMLRLNSPETDFITAMAVFGNSNSLPVSLTLSLASTLPNLLWDDIEGDTPDKVASRGILYLLIFQQLGQVLRWSWGYNKLLRKRSQEELDSYSKLNHDDDQERDLDVGDEQRPLLSDPDMRGAHFDTINGVDVDLNNSIAAKNDSKSLSYKPPRTDSSSSISSNGSQSLPEENVFVERISDDSDANSDQASTGIHKRRARIYQLWYALKRLPVIKEFLAFMNPPLYAMLISVVVACVPALQREFFVDEESFIHNTLSQSIHSLGSVSIPLILIVLGSNLYPSNDMPPPSRHYKRIVVGSLLSRMILPPFILLPIITLCVKFFKVSILDDPIFLIVAFILTISPPAIQLSQITQLNNIYQKEMSGVLFWGYVVLTLPTTIFIVVTSLEVLKWATT